A window from Candidatus Poseidoniia archaeon encodes these proteins:
- a CDS encoding molybdenum cofactor biosynthesis protein B translates to MGHREHHAAAPRTVAVAVLTLSDSRTPAEDRSGDAIVALLEAAGHSVAGRVLVREDPPVIRAALEAALAGPAQAIILNGGTGIAPRDSAPEIIGALLERELPGFGELFRQLSFHEIGAAAMLSRTLAGVARGKLLFALPGSEAACRLALEQLILPELGHMVGELGKA, encoded by the coding sequence ATGGGCCACCGCGAGCACCATGCTGCCGCTCCCCGCACGGTCGCGGTCGCGGTGCTGACGCTGAGCGACAGCCGCACCCCGGCGGAAGACCGTAGCGGCGACGCCATCGTCGCACTGCTCGAGGCGGCGGGCCACTCCGTCGCCGGCCGGGTGCTGGTGCGGGAGGACCCACCCGTCATCCGGGCGGCGCTCGAAGCGGCGCTGGCGGGACCGGCGCAGGCGATTATCCTGAACGGCGGCACCGGCATCGCGCCGCGCGATTCGGCGCCCGAAATCATCGGTGCGCTGCTGGAGCGCGAGCTGCCCGGCTTCGGCGAGCTGTTCCGGCAGCTCTCGTTCCACGAAATCGGCGCGGCCGCGATGCTCTCCCGCACGCTGGCGGGCGTCGCGCGCGGCAAGCTGCTCTTTGCATTGCCGGGTTCCGAGGCGGCGTGCCGGTTGGCACTGGAGCAGCTCATCCTGCCGGAGCTGGGACACATGGTGGGGGAGCTGGGAAAGGCATGA
- the moaC gene encoding cyclic pyranopterin monophosphate synthase MoaC yields the protein MVDISDKQEVARRATARGRLRLRPTTAAAIADGEVPKGDPFATGRVAAIQAVKATPAILPLCHPLPISGVEVEFTLEGNAVECRVTVAAMYRTGVEMEALTGVMAGLLCVWDLVKPLEKDAAGQYPETRIYDVEVVEKLKGGK from the coding sequence ATGGTTGATATCAGCGACAAGCAGGAAGTGGCGCGACGCGCCACCGCCCGGGGGCGGCTGCGGCTGCGGCCCACGACGGCGGCCGCCATCGCCGACGGCGAAGTCCCGAAAGGCGACCCGTTCGCCACCGGCCGCGTCGCCGCCATCCAGGCGGTGAAGGCGACGCCCGCAATCCTGCCACTCTGCCACCCCTTACCAATCAGCGGCGTGGAGGTAGAATTCACGCTGGAGGGTAACGCAGTGGAATGTCGCGTTACTGTTGCCGCAATGTACCGCACTGGTGTCGAGATGGAGGCACTGACCGGCGTGATGGCGGGGCTACTCTGCGTCTGGGATCTGGTCAAGCCGCTCGAGAAGGATGCTGCCGGGCAGTATCCCGAAACCCGCATCTACGACGTGGAAGTGGTGGAGAAGCTGAAGGGCGGAAAATAA
- a CDS encoding molybdenum cofactor biosynthesis protein MoaE, with the protein MGLKPTAINPAVIIGGMVPPKVRLQREACDPAELAAALGGPEVGAVVTFTGTVKGVTEAGVVERIKFSADEPAALAQMETLRSEACERFAIHDAALVHRVGLLEAGELIVVCCAAAAHRADAFSACEWLIDTLKQRVPIWKQEHAPDGTRWVAPQHEVNCGANG; encoded by the coding sequence ATGGGCCTGAAGCCGACTGCTATTAACCCGGCCGTCATTATCGGCGGCATGGTCCCACCAAAGGTGCGGCTGCAGCGAGAAGCGTGCGACCCCGCGGAGCTCGCGGCTGCGCTGGGCGGACCGGAAGTCGGGGCGGTGGTGACCTTTACCGGCACCGTCAAAGGCGTGACCGAGGCGGGCGTGGTGGAGCGCATCAAGTTCAGCGCCGACGAACCGGCAGCGCTGGCGCAGATGGAAACGCTGCGCAGCGAGGCGTGCGAGCGATTTGCCATCCACGACGCGGCGCTAGTGCACCGGGTGGGACTGCTCGAGGCGGGCGAGCTGATTGTGGTCTGCTGCGCCGCGGCGGCCCATCGCGCTGACGCCTTCAGCGCCTGCGAGTGGCTCATCGACACGCTCAAGCAACGGGTGCCCATCTGGAAGCAGGAGCACGCCCCGGACGGCACACGCTGGGTCGCGCCGCAACATGAGGTGAACTGTGGCGCGAATGGTTGA
- a CDS encoding AEC family transporter — MLIFWVVGKLVPLFALLALGFLAGRRLGVKEKTLRDLGGLLIYLLVPAKILLATQQAEFALTWEPVLAAVVVVAASTAVAWWLARWLALPAAASSALVLGSGFMNAGSLGTSVADQFYGEQGFLLAMLFYITVQALLYTVGPALAGGGREQLREGAAAALRLPLIWALLLGLALNRAGTGLPAVADGTLEILGGAWKPVLLLTLGMQLSRASRLESADFRRLLPPLVVARMATGLAAAAALVLALGLRGELAAVVLISSSMPSAITTYVVGAYCGSDMQRLSLGILGTTLLALVTIPLVVLLAEVWA; from the coding sequence ATGCTCATTTTCTGGGTGGTTGGCAAGCTCGTCCCGCTCTTCGCGCTGCTGGCGCTAGGCTTCCTCGCCGGCCGGCGACTAGGGGTGAAAGAAAAGACATTGCGCGACCTCGGGGGGCTGCTGATTTACCTGCTGGTGCCGGCCAAAATCCTGCTTGCGACCCAGCAGGCGGAGTTCGCCTTGACGTGGGAGCCGGTGCTGGCAGCGGTGGTGGTGGTAGCGGCCTCGACAGCGGTGGCGTGGTGGCTGGCGCGGTGGCTGGCGCTGCCGGCGGCCGCCAGCAGCGCGCTGGTGCTCGGCTCGGGATTCATGAACGCCGGGTCGCTGGGAACTTCGGTGGCGGACCAGTTCTACGGCGAACAGGGATTCCTGCTGGCGATGCTTTTCTACATTACGGTGCAGGCGTTGCTCTACACCGTCGGGCCGGCGCTGGCGGGCGGCGGCCGCGAGCAGCTGCGCGAAGGGGCTGCCGCTGCGCTGCGGCTACCACTCATCTGGGCGCTGCTGCTGGGGCTGGCGCTGAACCGCGCTGGAACGGGGCTGCCGGCGGTGGCCGACGGCACGCTGGAAATCCTGGGCGGGGCGTGGAAGCCGGTGCTGCTGCTGACGCTCGGGATGCAATTGAGCCGCGCGTCACGGCTGGAAAGCGCGGACTTCCGGCGCCTGCTGCCACCGCTGGTGGTCGCCCGTATGGCCACCGGGCTGGCTGCCGCAGCAGCGCTGGTGCTGGCGCTGGGGCTCCGCGGAGAACTGGCGGCGGTGGTGCTGATATCGAGCAGCATGCCTTCGGCCATCACCACTTACGTCGTCGGCGCCTACTGCGGCAGCGACATGCAGCGGCTCTCGCTGGGCATTCTCGGGACTACACTGCTGGCGCTGGTGACTATTCCGCTCGTAGTGCTGCTGGCGGAGGTATGGGCCTGA
- a CDS encoding molybdenum cofactor guanylyltransferase, with protein MDSALLVAGGRSGRLGQPKQSLEIGGETLAARTAAVLAQVVQRVTVVGPPGERPDWAPAGCDWVGDPVPHGGPLVGLAAGLAAVRGKLVAVAPCDLPLLAPATYRALRRVADDGDAAVATWKQPQPLVAVYWREAALAAAERLLAQGERRTQRLLSELPHTLVERREVALNLNTPADLERFLKLPGGESEFNNWSSIDQR; from the coding sequence ATGGACTCCGCGCTGCTGGTAGCGGGCGGGCGGAGCGGTCGTCTGGGGCAACCCAAACAGTCACTCGAAATCGGAGGTGAAACCCTCGCCGCCCGCACCGCCGCAGTGCTGGCGCAGGTGGTGCAGCGGGTGACGGTCGTGGGGCCGCCGGGCGAGCGTCCCGACTGGGCGCCCGCGGGATGCGACTGGGTGGGTGATCCGGTCCCGCACGGCGGGCCGCTGGTCGGGCTGGCGGCGGGACTGGCGGCGGTACGCGGCAAACTGGTGGCGGTCGCGCCGTGCGACCTGCCGCTGCTGGCACCCGCCACCTACCGTGCATTGCGCCGCGTCGCCGATGACGGCGACGCGGCGGTAGCGACGTGGAAGCAGCCGCAACCGCTGGTGGCGGTCTACTGGCGCGAAGCGGCACTGGCAGCGGCGGAGCGGCTGCTGGCGCAGGGAGAACGCCGCACGCAGCGGCTGCTCAGCGAGCTACCGCATACGCTCGTAGAGCGGCGCGAAGTGGCGCTGAACCTCAATACGCCTGCCGACCTGGAACGCTTTCTCAAGCTGCCGGGCGGCGAGTCGGAGTTTAATAACTGGTCGTCGATCGACCAGCGCTAG